A portion of the Rhodococcus pseudokoreensis genome contains these proteins:
- a CDS encoding MFS transporter, with amino-acid sequence MTAQSMGVRPSDGTDRDHRRARRAALAGGVGTLIEYYDFSLYGYMAVVIAPLFFPSEDPVTSLLSALAVFGTAYLVRPLGGIVFGHIGDRFGRKKALMATLVCMGIGSTLMGLLPTPAQIGIWATVLLVVVRLLQGFSAGGEVGGSATFISESAPPNRKATYGAFTPLGSTGGFALAAAVAGVVTALTTDAQMETWGWRVPFLLALPLTLFCLWARTRVSETHDVTKKEEASHSPVGFVFRKQPRALLQATAISAAVNGTAYIGLTYMSIHLSKQLGYDASPVLWVATIAIGIAALAMPLGGLLGDKIGLTRMMALGFVGFIVLTYPMMGIMETSLFVAAIGFVVIMMNSVATQVGAYTLLPQLFDRTSRYTGVAMGWNLGVIIAGGTAPFFAVWLVERTGNNLAPSFFVIALALVGLIAVLTIRNRHIGAEEQS; translated from the coding sequence ATGACCGCACAAAGCATGGGTGTCCGGCCATCCGACGGGACGGATCGCGACCACAGGCGGGCACGCAGAGCCGCCCTCGCCGGTGGTGTCGGAACATTGATCGAGTACTACGATTTCAGCCTCTACGGCTACATGGCGGTCGTCATCGCGCCGCTGTTCTTCCCGAGCGAAGATCCGGTTACGTCCCTGCTGTCCGCATTGGCGGTCTTCGGCACCGCATACCTGGTCCGGCCGCTCGGTGGCATCGTGTTCGGCCACATCGGCGACCGTTTCGGCCGTAAGAAAGCGCTCATGGCGACGCTGGTCTGCATGGGCATCGGCAGCACCCTGATGGGTCTACTGCCGACCCCCGCGCAGATCGGGATCTGGGCGACGGTTCTCCTCGTTGTCGTGCGCCTCTTGCAGGGCTTCTCCGCGGGCGGTGAGGTGGGTGGATCGGCCACTTTCATCTCGGAATCGGCGCCCCCCAACCGCAAGGCAACCTATGGTGCGTTCACCCCGTTGGGGTCGACGGGAGGGTTTGCTCTGGCCGCCGCCGTTGCGGGTGTGGTCACAGCACTCACCACCGACGCACAGATGGAAACGTGGGGATGGCGAGTTCCGTTCCTCCTTGCCCTTCCTCTCACTCTGTTCTGCCTGTGGGCGCGCACGCGCGTCTCGGAAACCCACGACGTGACGAAGAAGGAGGAGGCGTCGCACTCGCCGGTCGGGTTCGTCTTCCGCAAGCAGCCGAGAGCGCTTCTCCAGGCCACAGCCATCAGTGCGGCAGTGAACGGCACTGCCTACATCGGCCTGACCTACATGTCGATTCACCTGTCGAAGCAACTCGGCTACGACGCCTCGCCCGTTCTGTGGGTCGCCACCATTGCAATTGGAATCGCGGCACTGGCGATGCCTCTCGGTGGACTGCTCGGCGACAAGATCGGTCTGACCCGGATGATGGCACTGGGGTTCGTCGGCTTCATCGTACTGACCTACCCGATGATGGGGATCATGGAGACGAGTCTGTTCGTCGCGGCGATCGGCTTCGTGGTGATCATGATGAATTCCGTTGCCACGCAGGTAGGGGCGTACACGCTTCTCCCTCAGCTGTTCGACCGGACATCCCGATACACCGGTGTCGCGATGGGATGGAACCTCGGAGTCATCATCGCCGGCGGCACAGCCCCATTCTTCGCCGTGTGGCTCGTTGAAAGAACCGGCAACAACCTCGCACCGTCGTTCTTCGTCATCGCGTTGGCGCTGGTCGGATTGATCGCTGTGCTGACAATTCGCAATCGGCACATCGGCGCCGAAGAGCAGTCCTGA
- a CDS encoding phosphotransferase family protein — MNPTADVHTRQEYGSSADSGDGLGAGRIREWLADAETRPVGEELRTRLIAGGRSNPTYELSDGDRAWILRRPPVGHVLPTAHDMSREYRALTALYGSAVPVPRTVGLCEDTALIGAPFYVMDKLDGITLRTAEDTGRLTPTQRAALAETMVQTLAALHEVDPADVGLDDWGRPDGYLERQLRRWQRQWESSATAPRPEVDELQARLAASVPESRYPGIVHGDFKIDNLMVAADDPTHILGVLDWEMSTLGDTLTDLGILCSFWDQQGEFHNPITAGATALPGFPSRDELVHAYVQARGIDVPDIDWYLVFADFKIAVILEGIHARHTQGHTAGDDFTGIGDMVGPLLNRALDRASHSSVPGLAG; from the coding sequence ATGAATCCGACCGCAGACGTGCACACACGACAAGAGTATGGGTCGTCCGCCGACTCGGGAGACGGGCTCGGCGCCGGTCGAATACGGGAGTGGCTCGCGGACGCGGAAACACGACCCGTGGGAGAGGAACTCCGGACTCGACTGATCGCCGGCGGACGATCCAACCCCACCTACGAACTGAGCGACGGGGACCGGGCGTGGATCCTCCGCCGACCTCCGGTGGGTCATGTTCTGCCGACGGCCCACGACATGAGCCGCGAATACCGCGCGCTCACAGCGCTGTACGGCAGTGCCGTCCCCGTTCCCCGCACCGTCGGATTGTGTGAGGACACCGCCCTGATCGGTGCCCCCTTCTATGTCATGGACAAACTCGACGGCATCACCCTGCGCACCGCAGAGGACACCGGCCGGCTCACGCCGACACAGCGCGCCGCACTCGCCGAAACGATGGTGCAGACCCTGGCGGCACTCCACGAGGTCGACCCCGCAGACGTCGGACTCGACGACTGGGGACGACCCGACGGATACCTCGAACGGCAGCTCCGGCGGTGGCAACGGCAGTGGGAATCGTCCGCGACAGCGCCGCGCCCAGAAGTGGACGAGCTGCAGGCCCGGCTCGCAGCGTCGGTCCCGGAAAGCCGCTACCCCGGCATCGTTCACGGCGACTTCAAGATCGACAACCTCATGGTCGCCGCCGACGACCCGACTCACATTCTGGGTGTACTGGACTGGGAAATGTCAACGCTCGGAGACACTCTCACCGACCTCGGCATTCTGTGCTCGTTCTGGGATCAGCAGGGTGAATTCCACAATCCGATCACCGCCGGCGCCACCGCACTGCCCGGGTTCCCCTCCCGGGACGAGCTGGTGCACGCTTACGTGCAGGCACGCGGTATCGATGTACCCGACATCGACTGGTATCTGGTATTCGCGGATTTCAAGATCGCCGTGATCCTGGAAGGGATTCACGCCCGGCATACACAGGGCCACACGGCCGGTGACGACTTCACCGGCATCGGAGACATGGTCGGGCCACTGTTGAATCGCGCCCTCGACCGGGCTTCACACTCTTCGGTCCCCGGACTTGCCGGCTGA
- a CDS encoding alpha/beta fold hydrolase, whose product MAAHSTNISEPSSFTDHFVKTSLGDVHFRRGGEGPPLVLLHSNGLSWHEFEMSLQPLAERFDVIAWDMPGQGDSSPVSWDTSIDSYADAVSELITELGIRRPLVAGCSVGAFIAVSLASRRPEQLAGLVLAEFQTGGAEWFARNWDTVEALFGVPSMSFDQVQARLARPVGDDVAQRWNIDRNKAGSRSMMGVMWAIRRFDIMTALESLEVPVVALFGDAGPTIANAGAVEQVLGRQASIHTVPGAGHFVSVDQPDRFTKSVIDLADRIAN is encoded by the coding sequence ATGGCTGCACATAGCACGAACATCAGTGAACCCAGCTCATTTACAGACCATTTCGTCAAGACCTCCCTGGGCGACGTACATTTCCGGAGAGGCGGCGAGGGGCCGCCGCTCGTGCTGTTGCACAGCAATGGGCTGTCGTGGCACGAGTTCGAGATGTCGCTGCAGCCGCTGGCCGAACGTTTCGACGTCATTGCGTGGGACATGCCCGGCCAGGGCGATTCGTCCCCCGTTTCGTGGGACACGTCCATCGACAGCTACGCCGACGCCGTCAGTGAACTCATCACCGAACTGGGGATTCGACGACCGCTCGTCGCCGGGTGCTCAGTCGGTGCCTTCATCGCCGTCTCGCTCGCATCACGCCGGCCCGAACAACTCGCCGGACTGGTGCTGGCAGAGTTTCAGACCGGCGGCGCCGAGTGGTTCGCAAGGAACTGGGACACGGTGGAGGCACTCTTCGGCGTCCCGTCGATGTCTTTCGACCAGGTGCAGGCACGACTCGCGCGACCGGTCGGTGACGATGTCGCCCAGCGCTGGAACATCGATCGCAACAAGGCCGGCTCGCGGTCGATGATGGGAGTCATGTGGGCAATCCGGCGGTTCGACATCATGACGGCCCTCGAATCCCTCGAGGTCCCCGTCGTCGCACTGTTCGGCGATGCCGGCCCGACAATCGCGAATGCCGGCGCGGTCGAGCAGGTGCTCGGCAGGCAAGCGTCGATTCACACGGTCCCGGGTGCAGGTCATTTCGTCAGTGTCGACCAGCCGGACAGGTTCACGAAGTCGGTCATCGATCTTGCGGATCGCATCGCGAACTGA
- a CDS encoding PDR/VanB family oxidoreductase, with translation MTIVRQQTSFETTQFISLDGAAPTTDFEIDLVVSEKVTAAEDVVALTLRDPDGGPLPRWTPGAHIDLVLGDAPTRQYSLCSEVENRDSWRVGVLRNSNGRGGSRYVHDDLQVGDTIRVRGPRNHFPLAESPRYLFVAGGIGITPILPMIAAAEAAGAEWQLAYGGNRRASMAFVDELERYGNRVTIWPQDERGLLDLDGLLGTPLTNTKVFCCGPEPLLAAVEDRCEQWPSHSLHVERFNAKPIADSAEDAAFEVYLTQSDQTFVIPPDRSILDVVEDAGVAVQVSCGEGTCGTCETPVLDGEPDHRDTVLNDDERRANDCMMICVSRACTPRLVLDL, from the coding sequence ATGACCATTGTTCGGCAGCAGACTTCCTTTGAAACAACGCAATTCATTTCGCTGGATGGTGCCGCACCGACCACCGACTTCGAGATCGACCTCGTGGTCTCCGAAAAGGTCACCGCCGCCGAAGATGTGGTCGCACTGACGCTGCGCGACCCCGACGGCGGACCGTTGCCACGCTGGACGCCGGGAGCGCATATCGACCTGGTACTCGGGGACGCGCCGACCCGGCAGTACTCACTGTGCAGTGAGGTCGAGAACCGTGATTCCTGGAGGGTTGGCGTTCTGCGCAATTCGAACGGCCGGGGCGGATCACGGTACGTTCACGACGACCTTCAGGTCGGCGACACCATTCGCGTGCGAGGTCCGCGGAACCACTTTCCTCTGGCGGAATCGCCGCGCTACCTTTTCGTCGCCGGCGGAATCGGCATCACCCCGATCCTTCCCATGATCGCCGCCGCCGAGGCGGCGGGGGCGGAATGGCAGCTTGCCTACGGAGGCAACCGCCGCGCGTCGATGGCGTTCGTCGACGAACTCGAGCGCTACGGCAACCGGGTGACGATCTGGCCGCAGGACGAACGCGGCCTTCTCGATCTGGATGGTCTACTCGGAACGCCGCTGACGAACACCAAAGTCTTCTGCTGCGGGCCCGAACCCCTTCTGGCCGCCGTCGAGGACCGCTGCGAACAGTGGCCGTCACACTCACTCCACGTCGAACGCTTCAATGCGAAACCGATTGCCGACTCCGCAGAGGACGCCGCGTTCGAGGTCTACCTCACACAAAGCGACCAGACCTTCGTCATCCCTCCGGATCGCTCGATCCTCGACGTGGTCGAGGACGCAGGAGTCGCCGTGCAGGTGTCGTGCGGCGAAGGCACCTGCGGCACCTGTGAGACACCGGTGCTGGACGGCGAACCCGACCACCGCGACACAGTTCTCAACGACGACGAGCGGCGCGCCAACGACTGCATGATGATCTGCGTTTCGCGCGCCTGCACCCCTCGACTGGTCCTCGATCTGTAG
- a CDS encoding PucR family transcriptional regulator, which produces MNGIPTPNPVPQWLRARLSEWDLDALIERIASVDTDGAFPNRRGDDHFLELLRASILENMRNMQSYLLGTVELGAFELREPAVFARKQAEIGIAQSALQHSYRLGIQVAVDHWGSIVIDEGARQELPASTVSADLLSSVMRMLAYSDHVQGLVAAEFAEQEAELRRTGQQLREQVVLDLLHRTDSVRSSDLLSIIGYDLSHAHVAVEISEVAPAEATRIVQDLRQLSGAVGVLSLHVGVAQTIFWLGRPRAWPTAAVESILDEVRRRKLTVSVTSAAVGVNGLRQTHGALGEMAKLRVDGTAIGPVLYYPDVRLEVLLLQDSAAARRFVEDELGQLAEASPVAERIRQTVAASYTYGSHVQTAIALDVHEHTVRNRLRRAEEILGHSLADRRTELQIALRLRETMGRTPKESETGGN; this is translated from the coding sequence TTGAACGGAATCCCGACTCCGAACCCGGTACCTCAATGGTTGCGCGCACGGCTCTCGGAGTGGGATCTCGACGCTCTGATCGAGCGAATCGCCAGCGTGGACACGGACGGGGCGTTCCCGAACCGGCGGGGTGACGATCATTTTCTGGAGTTACTCCGGGCCAGCATCCTCGAGAACATGCGTAACATGCAGAGCTACTTGCTCGGCACTGTCGAACTGGGTGCGTTCGAACTGCGGGAGCCCGCAGTGTTCGCACGCAAACAAGCAGAGATCGGGATCGCCCAGAGCGCACTCCAGCACTCGTACCGCCTGGGCATACAGGTTGCGGTCGACCACTGGGGCTCCATTGTCATCGACGAGGGCGCGCGGCAGGAGCTCCCTGCTTCCACGGTGAGCGCCGATCTGCTGTCCAGCGTGATGAGAATGCTCGCCTACTCCGACCATGTCCAGGGACTGGTAGCGGCCGAATTTGCGGAACAAGAGGCTGAACTGCGCCGGACCGGGCAGCAACTCCGCGAGCAGGTTGTCCTCGATCTACTGCACAGGACGGACTCGGTCCGGTCGTCGGACCTTCTGTCGATCATCGGTTACGACCTGTCGCATGCTCATGTGGCAGTCGAGATCAGTGAGGTGGCGCCGGCCGAGGCAACTCGAATCGTTCAGGACCTACGGCAGCTGTCGGGGGCAGTCGGTGTGTTGTCTCTCCACGTGGGGGTCGCTCAGACGATCTTCTGGCTGGGACGACCCCGCGCGTGGCCCACTGCCGCCGTCGAGTCGATCCTCGACGAGGTACGGCGCCGCAAGTTGACCGTGTCGGTGACCAGCGCCGCTGTGGGTGTGAACGGACTACGTCAGACGCACGGCGCACTGGGTGAGATGGCGAAGCTTCGTGTCGATGGAACTGCGATCGGCCCGGTCCTGTACTACCCGGACGTGCGGCTCGAAGTACTGCTGCTCCAGGACTCTGCCGCTGCTCGGCGGTTCGTCGAGGACGAGCTGGGCCAATTGGCCGAGGCCAGTCCAGTGGCCGAGCGGATCAGGCAGACCGTGGCCGCCTCCTACACGTACGGAAGCCACGTCCAGACGGCGATCGCTCTGGACGTGCACGAGCACACGGTCCGCAACAGGCTCCGGCGCGCCGAGGAGATCCTCGGTCATTCCCTGGCCGACCGCCGGACAGAGCTGCAAATCGCACTCCGGCTGAGAGAGACGATGGGCAGAACTCCGAAGGAATCCGAGACCGGGGGCAACTGA
- a CDS encoding class I adenylate-forming enzyme family protein yields the protein MDAVAGPWTRNYPAGVSAQLTASLPTMLQAWNEHVHTRPDAAAVHYFDATLTFADIDRTADALAAALQDNGLQTGDRVAIYLQNDPQWLVSMLAAWKSGAVPVAVNPMLRAKELLHILTDSGARVLVCLDSLYAQVAQDIVGDTAVGTVVTTHPLDMTPDATVSPSLAAHIPARQSFSDALDWRTLVVEYDGRASTSSMPYAGDIGALTYTSGTTGRQKGAMNLQSAMMHSSTVYASWWDLRPGRDVIVGLAPVFHITGLIAGLGVHIVSGAPIVLMHRFDAEETLRAIDRWRGTFMIGASTAFIALSNHPALADVDVSSLTKTPSGGAAVGQALVDRVHAATGWTLRGAYGMTETTSPTHLGPLDVDPPTDPESGALAVGVPVPGARVRIVDVGDGRDLGPGEAGEIVVSGPMVVPGYWQLPEESAHAIRDGWLHTGDIGKMTEDGWLFVVDRLKDLINAGGYKIFPRDVEDVLYQHPAVREASVVGVPDEYRGETVKAFVSLVPGAAARPEQLIDFCRDRMAAYKYPREVVILEELPKNASGKLLRRELRHV from the coding sequence ATGGACGCTGTTGCAGGGCCCTGGACGAGGAATTACCCCGCAGGGGTGTCAGCGCAGCTGACCGCGTCGCTCCCGACCATGTTGCAAGCATGGAACGAGCACGTCCATACCAGGCCAGACGCTGCCGCGGTCCACTATTTCGATGCCACCCTGACCTTCGCCGACATCGATCGCACCGCCGACGCGCTGGCTGCCGCGCTCCAGGACAACGGGTTGCAGACGGGCGATCGGGTCGCGATCTATCTGCAGAACGACCCCCAGTGGCTGGTGTCGATGCTCGCAGCGTGGAAGTCCGGTGCCGTACCTGTTGCGGTCAATCCAATGCTTCGCGCGAAGGAACTTCTGCACATCCTCACCGACTCGGGCGCCCGGGTGCTCGTGTGCCTGGACAGCCTCTACGCGCAGGTCGCGCAAGACATCGTCGGCGACACCGCAGTGGGCACGGTAGTCACCACGCACCCGCTCGACATGACCCCCGACGCCACCGTGTCACCGTCCTTGGCGGCCCACATTCCCGCGCGCCAATCCTTCTCCGACGCACTGGATTGGCGCACGTTGGTGGTCGAGTACGACGGCCGTGCTTCGACGTCGTCGATGCCGTACGCGGGGGATATCGGTGCTCTGACCTACACGTCGGGCACCACCGGGCGGCAGAAGGGGGCGATGAACCTGCAGAGCGCCATGATGCACAGCTCCACCGTGTACGCCTCCTGGTGGGACCTGCGTCCAGGACGCGACGTGATCGTCGGCCTCGCACCGGTATTCCACATCACCGGTCTCATCGCCGGCCTCGGCGTCCATATCGTCAGCGGTGCCCCGATCGTGCTGATGCACCGGTTCGATGCGGAGGAGACCCTGCGCGCGATCGATCGCTGGCGCGGCACCTTCATGATCGGGGCAAGCACCGCGTTCATCGCGCTCAGTAACCATCCCGCGCTGGCCGATGTCGACGTGTCGTCGCTGACCAAGACCCCCTCGGGAGGTGCGGCAGTGGGCCAGGCACTCGTCGACCGCGTCCACGCCGCCACCGGCTGGACGTTGCGGGGCGCCTACGGCATGACCGAGACGACATCACCGACGCATCTCGGCCCCCTCGATGTCGACCCGCCTACCGATCCCGAATCCGGTGCTCTGGCAGTGGGAGTTCCCGTTCCCGGCGCGCGTGTGCGGATCGTCGATGTCGGCGACGGACGCGACCTGGGACCGGGAGAGGCCGGCGAGATCGTCGTGTCCGGCCCGATGGTGGTGCCCGGTTACTGGCAACTGCCGGAGGAGTCCGCCCACGCCATCCGGGACGGTTGGCTGCATACCGGGGACATCGGCAAGATGACCGAGGACGGCTGGCTGTTCGTCGTCGACCGGCTCAAGGACCTGATCAACGCCGGTGGGTACAAGATCTTCCCGCGCGACGTCGAAGACGTTCTCTACCAGCATCCGGCGGTCCGGGAGGCGTCCGTCGTGGGTGTGCCGGACGAGTATCGGGGTGAGACGGTCAAGGCGTTCGTTTCCCTGGTCCCAGGCGCCGCCGCCCGTCCGGAGCAACTCATCGACTTCTGCCGGGACCGCATGGCGGCATACAAGTACCCGCGGGAGGTCGTCATTCTCGAGGAACTTCCCAAGAACGCGAGTGGAAAACTGCTGAGACGGGAGCTGCGCCATGTCTGA
- a CDS encoding SDR family oxidoreductase, producing the protein MGKALDGRTIVMSGGSRGIGLAILVAAAREGANAVILAKTDTPDPRLPGTVHTAVEAIEAAGGSAAAVIGDVRREEDIERAVTTAADTFGGVDICINNASAISLLGTEELPVKKFDLMQSINSRGTFLLTQACLPFLRKSDHAHILSLSPPLNLSPRWLGAHPAYMLSKYGMTLLTLGFSAEYADSEIAANCLWPQTMISTAAVVNVIGDEELASRSRSPEIMADAAVAVLSRPPCERTGQTLIDADVLEQNGITDLSRYGGGGEPELDIFVDPRR; encoded by the coding sequence GTGGGAAAAGCGCTTGATGGACGGACCATCGTCATGTCTGGAGGCAGCCGCGGAATCGGCCTTGCCATCCTGGTGGCGGCAGCACGCGAGGGAGCGAATGCCGTCATTCTCGCCAAGACGGACACACCCGATCCGCGACTACCGGGCACCGTGCACACCGCGGTCGAAGCAATCGAGGCGGCCGGTGGTTCCGCGGCTGCGGTCATCGGGGACGTTCGACGCGAAGAGGATATCGAGCGGGCGGTAACGACTGCTGCCGACACGTTCGGCGGAGTCGACATCTGCATCAACAACGCGAGTGCCATCTCGCTCCTGGGTACCGAAGAACTTCCGGTCAAGAAGTTCGATCTGATGCAGTCGATCAACAGCCGCGGAACGTTCCTGCTCACCCAAGCGTGCCTACCGTTCCTCAGAAAGTCCGATCACGCCCATATTCTGAGTCTGTCTCCGCCGCTCAACCTGTCACCACGATGGCTGGGAGCGCACCCGGCGTACATGTTGTCGAAGTACGGAATGACACTGCTGACTCTCGGGTTCTCCGCCGAGTACGCGGACTCCGAGATTGCCGCAAACTGCCTATGGCCTCAAACCATGATCTCGACGGCTGCGGTCGTGAACGTCATCGGTGACGAGGAGTTGGCCTCCCGATCGAGAAGTCCGGAGATCATGGCCGACGCAGCCGTCGCCGTTCTGTCTCGCCCGCCATGTGAGCGCACAGGCCAGACGCTGATCGACGCAGATGTTCTGGAACAGAACGGAATCACGGACCTGTCGCGTTACGGCGGCGGCGGAGAACCGGAACTCGACATCTTCGTAGACCCACGACGGTAG
- a CDS encoding aldehyde dehydrogenase family protein codes for MTATHAAADPVQTDPPAAVLRELLDTQRAAYLAEGPPSADVRLDRIDRFAACILEFADELSEALDADFGSRPRVANLGTDILGVVSSVKLIRKNIALWMQDEIVPGSEEAGTPTFIQTRPKGVVGVIGPWNFPVQLVALPAIEALAAGNRVMIKFSDIPDRTADVFARAIAVRMDPEEVAVVRGDVRTASSFSDLPFDHIIFTGSPAVGAVVAEAAGRNLVPLTLELGGKNPVVLGPDADIALAAERISGVRLLNGGQICLCPDYVFVPRAELDHFVSAYEQSVRTHFPTYVDNPAVVSIINDRNFDRVMGLIEDAAAKGARVVTIAPPGELAALPSRSRRRIPPTMLLGVTSDMKIASEEIFGPVVVVYPYDELSEAISYITSKPSPLAAYWFGSDSPEFREFLLRTNSGGVTRNDLAVHWRVVGAPSGGIGRSGMGAYSGKVGFDTFSHKRTITVSNAAHGFAAPFIPPAGEAEADVIRELIGGAYEEIQARIQAS; via the coding sequence ATGACTGCCACCCACGCTGCTGCAGATCCCGTCCAGACCGATCCCCCGGCTGCCGTCCTGCGTGAGCTTCTCGACACCCAGCGCGCGGCGTACCTGGCCGAAGGACCACCGAGCGCCGACGTGCGCCTCGACCGCATCGATCGATTTGCCGCTTGCATTCTCGAATTCGCCGACGAGCTGTCCGAGGCGCTCGATGCCGACTTCGGCAGCCGACCCCGGGTCGCCAATCTCGGCACGGACATCCTCGGGGTGGTCTCCAGCGTCAAGCTGATTCGCAAGAACATCGCACTCTGGATGCAGGACGAAATAGTCCCTGGATCGGAGGAGGCCGGCACACCCACCTTCATTCAGACTCGCCCCAAAGGCGTCGTCGGCGTCATCGGGCCGTGGAACTTTCCTGTCCAGTTGGTGGCCCTCCCCGCTATCGAAGCACTAGCTGCCGGAAACCGCGTGATGATCAAGTTCTCGGACATCCCTGACCGGACCGCAGACGTATTCGCCAGAGCCATCGCGGTTCGCATGGACCCCGAAGAGGTCGCCGTCGTCCGGGGCGACGTGAGGACCGCATCATCGTTCTCGGACCTGCCCTTCGATCACATCATCTTCACCGGCTCGCCCGCCGTCGGAGCCGTCGTCGCGGAAGCGGCCGGCAGAAACCTGGTGCCACTCACTCTCGAACTGGGCGGAAAGAACCCGGTCGTCCTCGGGCCGGATGCCGACATCGCACTTGCGGCCGAACGCATATCGGGTGTCCGGCTACTCAACGGCGGTCAGATCTGCCTGTGCCCCGACTACGTGTTCGTGCCACGAGCAGAACTCGACCATTTCGTCTCGGCCTACGAGCAGTCGGTGCGAACGCACTTCCCGACCTATGTGGACAACCCTGCTGTCGTGTCGATCATCAACGACCGCAACTTCGACCGAGTCATGGGGCTGATCGAGGATGCAGCGGCAAAGGGGGCGCGGGTCGTCACCATCGCGCCGCCCGGCGAACTGGCGGCTCTGCCGAGCCGCTCGCGACGGCGCATTCCGCCCACCATGCTGCTCGGCGTGACGTCAGATATGAAGATTGCGTCCGAAGAAATCTTCGGACCAGTAGTGGTCGTCTACCCCTATGACGAACTGTCAGAAGCAATTTCCTACATCACTTCAAAGCCGAGCCCGTTGGCAGCGTACTGGTTCGGTTCCGACAGCCCTGAATTCAGGGAGTTCCTGTTGCGGACGAACTCCGGCGGGGTGACGCGGAACGATCTGGCTGTGCACTGGCGCGTTGTCGGCGCACCGTCCGGCGGCATCGGACGTAGCGGAATGGGTGCCTACTCCGGCAAGGTCGGATTCGACACCTTCAGCCACAAGCGGACGATCACGGTGAGCAATGCGGCGCACGGGTTCGCTGCGCCGTTCATCCCACCGGCAGGCGAAGCCGAAGCGGACGTGATCCGTGAGCTCATCGGCGGCGCCTACGAGGAGATTCAGGCTCGGATCCAGGCGTCGTAA
- a CDS encoding TetR/AcrR family transcriptional regulator: MTGTGSQTIIASAVENFQHRGYHGTSIRDIARDAGITPASIYHHFPSKQHILQHIMEAVLQEVISLTNAAVIRAGNSPAEQLEALVRAWVLFHTTNRSEALIGASEIRSLDDMGHRIVVALRDQQEQMFRDIIDRGVAEGAFTTPFPREAARAIINMGYSIASWYRPGGDLTPEEMAHRYAVLALGTVGTTTPENARVAPAAASVARLNSPIANARCGKAEHT; encoded by the coding sequence GTGACCGGCACCGGAAGTCAGACCATCATCGCCTCGGCCGTGGAGAATTTTCAGCACCGCGGATACCACGGAACGTCGATCCGCGACATTGCCCGCGACGCCGGAATCACTCCGGCGTCGATCTACCACCACTTCCCGTCCAAGCAGCACATCCTGCAACACATCATGGAAGCGGTGCTTCAGGAGGTCATTTCGCTGACGAATGCGGCGGTGATCCGGGCCGGGAACTCGCCGGCCGAACAACTCGAAGCCCTGGTGCGGGCCTGGGTGCTCTTCCACACCACCAACCGCTCCGAAGCGCTGATCGGTGCATCGGAGATCCGCAGTCTCGACGACATGGGCCATCGCATCGTCGTTGCGTTACGCGACCAGCAGGAACAGATGTTCCGCGACATCATCGACCGAGGGGTCGCCGAGGGCGCCTTCACCACGCCATTTCCCCGCGAGGCCGCCCGGGCCATCATCAACATGGGGTACTCGATCGCATCCTGGTACCGGCCCGGCGGTGACCTGACCCCTGAGGAGATGGCTCACCGGTATGCCGTCCTGGCGCTGGGAACCGTGGGGACCACCACACCGGAAAATGCCAGGGTGGCGCCAGCGGCCGCATCAGTGGCCCGTCTCAACTCACCGATTGCCAACGCCAGATGCGGAAAGGCCGAGCACACATGA